In Streptomyces sp. NBC_01231, the sequence CGAGCTGGCGGGCCATGTTTCCGTCGACGAGGTCCGAGAACACGAAGAGTGTGATCACGATCGTGCCCCAGAAGAGCTCGCCCCTGGGATAGAAGACCAGCGCCCCCGCGACCACCCCGGCCGTGCCGAGAAGCGTGACCGTGTCGGGGCTGACGCCCCGCCGGATGAGAAACGCGGCGAACGGTGTGAGGACACGCGTGAAGAATGCACGCGCGTACTTGTTCAGCATGGCCTTCCCGACGGTCGGTGTGGCCGAGCGGCCCCTGCTGGCCACCGGCTGGCCCATCGTAGCCACGCGCGCGCGTGAGTGACGGGCGGGCACTGTCGGTCCCGTGTCACGGCAGGGCGGCAGCGAGGGCACGGACGGGATCCCGCTCCCGGGGCCGGCCCCCTGGCGATCGCGTCCGCCGTATGGACGCACCGTGACGGGAGTGGAAAGCTCGAAGGACACCGCGGGCGTCGCCGGAGCCGCCACTGCACGCGGATCCCGCGTGTCCGCGCCCACAGTGACCTCACCGTGCACGGGAGGCAAGGCCATGGGCGACAAGGCGAACACACACCCCGGAGCCGCCGGCAGGGCTACAGCGGCCGACCAACCCGCGTCCGTACGGAATGTGGTGCTGGTCGGCCACTCCGGTTCGGGCAAGACGACGTTGGTGGAGGCTCTCGCGCTGACAGCGGGAGCGGTGAACCGGGCGGGCCGCGTGGAGGACGGCGGCACCGTCTCCGACTACGACGAGATCGAGCACCGGCAGCAGCGCTCGGTGCAGCTCTCCCTGGTACCCGTCGAATGGGGCGGATACAAGATCAATCTTCTGGACACACCCGGATACGCCGACTTCGTCGGAGAACTCAGGGCCGGTCTGCGAGCGGCGGACGCGGCCCTTTTCGTCGTCTCCGCCTCGGACGGGGTGGACGGCTCGACCCGCATGGTCTGGGAGGAGTGCGCGGCCGTCGGCATGCCGCGGGCGATCGTGGTCACGCATCTGGAATCCGCCCGGGCGGACTTCGAGGGGATGACACGGATCTGCGCGGAGGCCTTCGGCCGCGACGACCCGGACGCCGTACTGCCGCTGTACCTGCCGCTGCGCGGCCCGCAGGCACCGGACGGGCACGCGCCGGTGACCGGGCTGATCGGGCTGCTGTCCCAGAAGCTGTTCGACTACGCCTCCGGGGAGCGCGAGGAGTCCGAGCCGGTCGAGGGCCAGCTGCCGCTGATCGAGGAGGCCCGCAACCGGCTGATCGAGGGGATCATCTCGGAGAGCGAGGACGAGACCCTCATGGACCGCTATCTCGGCGGCGAGCAGGTCGATGTCAAGACGCTGATCGAGGACCTGGAGCGGGCCGTCGCGCGCGGTGTCTTCTTCCCGGTCCTGGCCGCCGCCCCCGCGGCCGAGGGCGCCCGGGCGGGGCTCGGCACGGTCGAGCTCCTCGAACTGATCACCGGTGGCTTCCCGACCCCGCTGGAGCGGGAGGCCCCCCGGGTCACCACGGTGGACGGCGAGCCGCGCCGGCTGAAGCTGTGCGATCCGAACGGGCCGCTGGCCGCGGAGGTCGTGAAGACCTCGTCCGACCCCTACGTCGGCCGGGTCTCGCTGGTGCGGGTCTTCTCGGGCACGCTGCGTCCGGACCAGACCGTTCATGTCTCCGGGCACGGGCTCACCGACCGCGGGCACGAGGACCATGACGTCGACGAGCGGATCGGCGCCCTGTCCGCGCCGTTCGGGAAACAGCAGCGGGCGCTGACCCACTGCATCGCCGGTGATCTCGCGTGCGTGGCGAAGCTGAGCCGCGCGGAAACCGGGGACACGCTCTCGGCCAAGGACGATCCGCTGCTCATGGAGCCCTGGGAGATGCCGGACCCGCTGCTGCCGCTCGCCATCCAGGCGCACAGCAAGGCCGACGAGGACAAGCTCTCGCAGGGCCTGTCCCGGCTGGTCGCCGAGGACCCGACGATGCGGCTGGAGCACAACCAGGACACCCATCAGGTGGTGCTGTGGTGTCTGGGAGAGGCGCACGCCGATGTCGCGCTGGAACGGCTGCGCACCCGCTACGGGGTCCAGGTCGACGTCGTCCCGCACCGGGTCTCCCTGCGGGAGACGTTCGCGGACAGGTCGGCGGGGCGCGGCCGGCACGTGAAGCAGTCCGGCGGGCACGGGCAGTTCGCCATCTGCGAGATCGAGGTGGAGCCGCTGCCGGGCGGATCCGGCATCGAGTTCGTGGACAAGGTGGTCGGCGGGGCGGTGCCGCGCCAGTTCATCCCGTCCGTGGAGAAGGGCATCAGGGCCCAGGCCGCCAAGGGGGTCGCGGCGTCCCACCCGCTCATCGACGTCCGGGTCACCCTGCTGGACGGCAAGGCGCACTCCGTGGACTCCTCCGACGCCGCGTTCCAGACGGCGGGCGCACTGGCCCTGCGGGAGGCCGCGGCCGACGCGAAGATCCATCTGCTGGAACCGGTCGCCGAGGTGAGCGTGCTGGTCGGCGACGACTACGTGGGTGCCGTGATGAGCGACCTGTCGGGGCGGCGCGGCCGGGTGCTGGGCACGGAACAGACCAGTGGTGGACGGACCTTGGTCAGGGCCGAGGTGCCGGAGATCGAGATCGGCCGGTACGCCGTCGATCTGCGCTCCCTGTCCCACGGCACGGCCCGGTTCAGCCGTACGTACGCGCGGCACGAGCCGATGCCGGCCCAGATCGCCGAAAGGATCCGTGAAGAGGTGGGCAGCGCCTCGTAGTTGGCGACACGCCCCAGACGTGCCGTTTGTGGAACGGTCCCCTCCGTGCAGGCGGGCGGCTTCGGCCGTCCGTCGACGGATATGGGCCCTTGCCCACCGAATGTCGGCGCCTGCGGATACGCTGATGACCTGATCAACAGGTGTGCGGGGCACGGAAGTCGGGAAGGCCGCAGGTGCAGGAGCGGCGGCGATCGGGGGCGGGAATGACCGTTGACGGCGGTTACGCGGACATCTTCGGTCCGCAGGTGCCGCGCACGGGCGACGGAGGCCAGACGTCGACGTTCGCGCTGGCCTCGGCGGCCTATCGGGACAATCCGGTGGAGGAGATCCTCAAGGCCAACAACGAGTGGCACGAATCGGCCGTCAAAGGCGGCCGCAAGTGGGCGAAGATCCTGCGCCCCAACCTGGGCGAGGCGTTCTCCACCGCCGTGGTCGCCCGCATGCTCGGCGCGGGCCGCAAGCCGCTCATCCAGTCCTTCGGCGCGGAGCCGCAGGTCGTGGTCGAGCACTGCCTCGCGGCGAACAACCTCCGCCGGGACCGGGACAACCTGCTGACCATCGTCATGGTGCTGTGCGGGCTGCTGTTCCTGCCCGGGCTGTTGATCTGGCTGCTGGTCTTCCAGATCCGTACGACCATCGCGAAGCAGGAGGGCCGGGCCGGCGCCCTCGGCACCGCGCTGCTCGTGGCGGTCGGCGCCCTCGCCGTGCTCTTCCTGGTCAAGATGCCGTTCACGGGCTTCTGGGCCTGGTACGCGCGTGCGGCGGTGGTCCTGCCGGTGGTCGGCTGGTTCTGGGCCAAGCAGATCTGCGAGCGCACGGCGAGGGACCTGAGGGAGCGCTGGGGCAGCCTGCTGGCCGGCAGCAGCGTCGGGGCGAAGGTGCCCGAGGCGGTACCGACCGGGCCGCGTGAGACCGCCGCCGAGCAACTGCGCCAGTCCCTCGCCAAGTTGAGCGCCGAGCAGCAGTCCAACGCCGTGTTCTACGCCGGTCCCAAGGGCATACTCGGCATGGGCACCCGTTGGGGCAGCTGGCAGCTCGCCGAGAACCTGGTGGCCGCCGATCCCACCCGCGAGATCCACCCCTTCCGCAGCTGGGACGTCATACGCTCGATCCACGACCAGCTGCGGATGCTGGAGCGCGGCCCGTTGAACACCGGCGGTTTCCCGAAGCCGTCGATACGGCACTGGGTCGTCACCCCCATCGCGGAGAACGCGAAGGAGGTGTCCCGGCCCGAGGGCACGGACGTGGAGGCGTACCAGGTCAAGTCGCACGCCATCCAGGACATCTGCAACAAGCAGCAGTTCGGCGCGGGCGACCGGCACTACCTGGGCGTGCAGTGGACGCTGTGGGAAGGGCAGCTGGTCATCACCATGCTGATCACGGTGACCGTGCTGCACGAGACCCTGCGCATCGAGGTGACCGGGCACGCGCTGGGACCGGTGCACGGGCTGTTCACCTCGAAGCCGGCGGCCAAGGAGAAGGAAGTCCAGAAGTCGCTGAAGTTCTGGGAGACCCGGAAGGTGAAGCTGCCGCTGGTCGACGCGGACGAGGTGGTCCGGCTGACGGCCCGGGCGCCGCTGACCTGGTATCCGCCGCTGCTCAACTGGCTCGGCGGCAGCCTGGCGCTCCCCGAGCCCTTCGGACTGCGGCACGCCTGGGCGGACAAGCCGTGGCGGCACCGCTTCATGGCTGACGACGCGCTGCGGGCCGCGACGCCGGTGCTGAGGGTGGTGCACTCGGCGGCGATCCGGGTCCTGACCGAGAACGGCGTGGACACGGACAAGTTCGGCACGCGGTCGGCGTTCCTGAGTACGGCGGTGCAGGACACGACACCGAGCAAGGCGGACCTGTACGACGCCTAGAGAGGCCCTGGACCCGCCAAGCCATGAGGGGCTGCCCCGAAAGCCGGGAGCAGCCCCTCACCCGTCCACGAGGTGTTCAGTTCAGGCCGTCGGCCAGGCCTCCGCCAGCATCTTCCGCGTGTCCGCCAGCAGCTGCGGCAGCACCCGGGTGTGGCCGACCACCGGCATGAAGTTGGTGTCGCCGCCCCAGCGCGGGACGAGGTGCTGGTGGAGATGGGCGGCGATACCGGCGCCGGCCACGGCCCCCTGGTTCATGCCGATGTTGAAGCCGTGGGCGCCGGAAGCGGTCCGCAGAGCGGTCATCGCCTGCTTGGTCAGCGCGGCCAGCTCCACCGTCTCCGTTTCCGTGAGGTCCGTGTAGTCGGCGACGTGACGGTAGGGGACGACCATCAGGTGGCCGCCGTTGTACGGGTACAGGTTGAGCACGGCGTAGACCTGCTCACCGCGCCGGACGACCAGCCCGTCCTCGTCGGACTTGGCCGGGATCGAGCAGAAGGGACAGCCGTCGTCGGCACCCGGGCCGGTCGGCTTGTTCTCGCCCTGGATGTAGGCCATCCGATGGGGCGTCCACAGACGCTGGAACGCGTCCTGGGTCCCCACGCCCCACTGCTGCTCCGGCTCACTCGTCATGCAATGCAGCATATTGCTTCGCCCGGGCGCGGCGTGTCGTCGGGGTTACGGGAGAGACGTCCCGGCCAAGCTGGGCCGATGGACGACGACAACCGGACGGCACGCTGGGAGCGACGCGCGGGGATTCCGCTCGGGGTCGCCTCACTGCTCTTTCTCGGCTCGTACGGAGTGCGCATTCTGGGAGACGGGCTGCCCGAGCCCGTTCTCGACCTGTCCCTGGCGGTCCTGTACGGCTCCTGGGCACTGTTCGTCGTGGACTACGTGGTGCGCTGGCGTCTGAGCGGCGAGGGGCCGGGGTTTGTCCACCGGCACTGGCTGGACTCGCTGGTCGTCGTGCTGCCCCTGCTGCGGCCGGTGCGCATCGTGCGGGCCTACGACGCCATGCAGGACCGCCGCCAGGGGGAACCCCGGCTGAATCTGCAGGCACGGGTCATGCTCTACGCGGGCCTGGCGTCCACACTGCTCGGCCTGTCCGCCGCCCTCGCCGTGTACCACTACGAGCACGACGCCCCGGGCGCCTCGATCCGCACGTTCGGCGACGCGCTGTGGTGGGCGGTCTCCACGCTGGCGACCGTGGGCTACGGCGACGTCGTCCCCGTGACCACGATGGGGCGGCTGATCGCGGTGCTCCTGATGGGCTGCGGCCTCGCCCTGCTGGGCGCGGTGACGGGGTCGTTCTCGTCGTATCTGATGCAGCGGTTCGCACGGGCCGGGGACAACCTGGGGCCCCCGGGACGATGACGTCACGGGGGCCCACGGCACGTACGCGTCAGACCTGCGTGCGCTCCTCGACCACCTTCGCGATCTTCGCGAGGGCCTCGTCGACGGGAATGCCGTTCTCCTGCGAGCCGTCGCGGTAACGGAAGGACACCGAGCCGTTCGACATGTCCTCGTCGCCCGCGATGACCATGAAGGGCACCTTCTGCTTCTGGGCGTTGCGGATCTTCTTCTGCATCCGGTCCGAGGAGGAGTCGACCTCGACCCGCAGGCCCTGCCTCTTGGCCGTGGCGGCGAACTTCTCCAGGTACTCGACGTGCCCGTCACCGATCGGGATGCCGACCGCCTGTACCGGAGCCAGCCACGCCGGGAAGGCGCCCGCGTAGTGCTCCAGGAGCACCGCGAAGAACCGCTCGATGGAGCCGAACAGGGCCCGGTGGATCATGACCGGGCGCTGCTTGGAACCGTCGGGCGAGGTGTACTCCAGCTCGAAGCGCTCGGGCAGGTTGAAGTCGAGCTGGATGGTCGACATCTGCCAGGTGCGGCCGATGGCGTCCTTGGTCTGGACGGAGATCTTCGGGCCGTAGAAGGCGGCACCGCCCGGGTCGGGGACCAGGGGCAGGCCCTGCTTCTCGGCGACCTCGCGCAACGTCTCGGTGGCCTCTTCCCAGGCCTCGTCGGAGCCGACGAACTTCTCCGGGTCCTTGGTCGACAGCTCCAGGTAGAAGTCGGTCAG encodes:
- a CDS encoding elongation factor G-like protein EF-G2, giving the protein MGDKANTHPGAAGRATAADQPASVRNVVLVGHSGSGKTTLVEALALTAGAVNRAGRVEDGGTVSDYDEIEHRQQRSVQLSLVPVEWGGYKINLLDTPGYADFVGELRAGLRAADAALFVVSASDGVDGSTRMVWEECAAVGMPRAIVVTHLESARADFEGMTRICAEAFGRDDPDAVLPLYLPLRGPQAPDGHAPVTGLIGLLSQKLFDYASGEREESEPVEGQLPLIEEARNRLIEGIISESEDETLMDRYLGGEQVDVKTLIEDLERAVARGVFFPVLAAAPAAEGARAGLGTVELLELITGGFPTPLEREAPRVTTVDGEPRRLKLCDPNGPLAAEVVKTSSDPYVGRVSLVRVFSGTLRPDQTVHVSGHGLTDRGHEDHDVDERIGALSAPFGKQQRALTHCIAGDLACVAKLSRAETGDTLSAKDDPLLMEPWEMPDPLLPLAIQAHSKADEDKLSQGLSRLVAEDPTMRLEHNQDTHQVVLWCLGEAHADVALERLRTRYGVQVDVVPHRVSLRETFADRSAGRGRHVKQSGGHGQFAICEIEVEPLPGGSGIEFVDKVVGGAVPRQFIPSVEKGIRAQAAKGVAASHPLIDVRVTLLDGKAHSVDSSDAAFQTAGALALREAAADAKIHLLEPVAEVSVLVGDDYVGAVMSDLSGRRGRVLGTEQTSGGRTLVRAEVPEIEIGRYAVDLRSLSHGTARFSRTYARHEPMPAQIAERIREEVGSAS
- a CDS encoding HIT domain-containing protein yields the protein MLHCMTSEPEQQWGVGTQDAFQRLWTPHRMAYIQGENKPTGPGADDGCPFCSIPAKSDEDGLVVRRGEQVYAVLNLYPYNGGHLMVVPYRHVADYTDLTETETVELAALTKQAMTALRTASGAHGFNIGMNQGAVAGAGIAAHLHQHLVPRWGGDTNFMPVVGHTRVLPQLLADTRKMLAEAWPTA
- a CDS encoding potassium channel family protein; protein product: MDDDNRTARWERRAGIPLGVASLLFLGSYGVRILGDGLPEPVLDLSLAVLYGSWALFVVDYVVRWRLSGEGPGFVHRHWLDSLVVVLPLLRPVRIVRAYDAMQDRRQGEPRLNLQARVMLYAGLASTLLGLSAALAVYHYEHDAPGASIRTFGDALWWAVSTLATVGYGDVVPVTTMGRLIAVLLMGCGLALLGAVTGSFSSYLMQRFARAGDNLGPPGR